In one Shewanella loihica PV-4 genomic region, the following are encoded:
- the sspA gene encoding stringent starvation protein SspA: MAVAANKRSIMTLFSGADDLYSHQVRIVLAEKGVTVDVLQVDPSDMPEDLIELNPYNTVPTLVDRELVLYNSRIIMEYLDERFPHPPLMPVYPVSRGQTRLMMHRIENDWYSLVDRIRKGDRADEARKELQESLTSIAPIFNEMPYFMAEEFGLADCYLGPLLWRLPVLGIELDSRTAKEVKAYMTRLFDRDSFKASLTEAEREMRMGI; the protein is encoded by the coding sequence ATGGCTGTTGCTGCCAATAAACGCTCAATCATGACCCTGTTTTCAGGCGCCGACGATCTCTATAGCCATCAAGTCCGTATCGTCTTGGCGGAAAAGGGAGTGACTGTCGATGTTCTGCAGGTGGATCCTAGCGATATGCCTGAAGATCTTATTGAGCTAAACCCATACAACACAGTGCCAACTTTGGTTGACCGTGAGTTGGTGCTATATAACTCACGCATCATAATGGAATATCTGGATGAGCGTTTCCCGCATCCACCTTTGATGCCTGTCTACCCGGTTTCCCGTGGCCAGACGCGTCTGATGATGCACCGTATCGAAAACGACTGGTATAGCCTAGTCGATCGCATCCGTAAGGGTGATCGTGCCGATGAGGCGCGTAAAGAGCTTCAGGAGAGCCTGACCTCTATTGCCCCTATCTTTAACGAGATGCCTTACTTCATGGCCGAAGAGTTTGGTCTGGCCGACTGTTACCTGGGCCCACTGTTGTGGCGTCTGCCAGTACTGGGCATCGAGCTGGACAGCCGTACCGCCAAGGAAGTTAAAGCCTACATGACACGTCTATTTGACCGTGACTCATTCAAGGCGTCTTTGACCGAGGCTGAGCGCGAAATGCGCATGGGTATCTAA
- a CDS encoding ClpXP protease specificity-enhancing factor, producing MKPMTPNRPYLLQAYYDWLMDNELTPHVVVDAYVPGTQVPQQYVKDGQIVLNITASAVGNLQIGHDFIEFNARFGGVPQQVVLPMASIVAIYARENGAGTVFDQEEAYQLEADARDLGLSVVDEPKTDEPAVAEASAENDKPKRRGHLTLVK from the coding sequence ATGAAACCTATGACCCCTAACCGTCCTTACCTGTTACAGGCCTATTACGACTGGCTCATGGATAACGAGCTGACCCCTCATGTGGTGGTCGACGCTTATGTGCCCGGTACCCAAGTACCGCAGCAGTATGTGAAAGATGGACAGATAGTGCTTAATATTACCGCCAGTGCCGTGGGTAATTTGCAGATAGGTCATGACTTCATCGAGTTTAATGCCCGCTTCGGCGGCGTACCGCAACAGGTGGTACTGCCTATGGCCTCGATTGTCGCCATCTACGCCAGAGAAAATGGCGCTGGCACAGTGTTCGATCAGGAAGAAGCCTATCAGCTCGAGGCCGATGCCCGCGACTTGGGCCTTTCAGTGGTTGATGAGCCCAAGACAGATGAGCCGGCTGTGGCCGAAGCTTCTGCCGAGAATGATAAGCCGAAACGTCGCGGTCATCTCACCCTGGTGAA
- a CDS encoding cytochrome c1, with protein sequence MKKLLIALVTLVPSLAFAAGGAHVHLESANVDLKDKESLQRGLDTFQHYCSGCHSTQYQRYNRVAEDLGISVDDMRNKYMLNGDAKVGDLMENAIPEVDAAKWFGAAPPDLTLVARVRGEDWIYTYLKSFYKDETRPFGVNNTVFPSVAMPHVLQELQGLQVKQEDGSFVATGGKLTAEEYDQVVRDITGFLVYSGEPVKLERESLGWWVMGFLFIFFIVAYLLKKEYWKDVH encoded by the coding sequence ATGAAAAAATTACTGATTGCATTAGTTACATTAGTACCATCTCTTGCGTTTGCTGCAGGTGGTGCCCATGTTCATCTAGAAAGTGCTAACGTCGACCTGAAAGACAAAGAGTCACTGCAACGTGGTCTGGATACTTTCCAGCACTACTGCTCAGGCTGTCACAGCACTCAGTACCAGCGTTACAACCGTGTAGCAGAAGACCTGGGTATCTCAGTTGACGATATGCGTAACAAGTATATGCTCAACGGCGATGCCAAAGTCGGCGACCTGATGGAAAATGCTATTCCTGAAGTCGACGCGGCGAAATGGTTCGGTGCAGCGCCACCGGATCTGACTCTGGTTGCACGTGTACGTGGCGAAGATTGGATCTACACCTACCTGAAGAGTTTCTACAAAGATGAGACTCGTCCATTTGGTGTAAACAACACTGTCTTCCCGTCAGTGGCTATGCCGCACGTACTGCAAGAGCTGCAAGGTCTGCAGGTTAAGCAAGAAGACGGTAGCTTCGTTGCTACTGGTGGAAAGCTGACTGCTGAAGAATATGATCAAGTCGTTCGTGACATCACAGGCTTCCTGGTTTACTCAGGCGAGCCGGTAAAACTTGAGCGTGAAAGCTTAGGTTGGTGGGTAATGGGCTTCCTGTTTATTTTCTTTATTGTGGCCTACCTCTTGAAGAAAGAGTACTGGAAAGATGTACACTAA